The segment TGCTGCGCGTCTTCGATGCCCGTCCGCGCTCCAACGAGGCTGCGGCACAGCGGGCTGGCGGGGCTGTGGAGGACAAGAGGACCACGTTCACGTACATGCGTGGAAAAGTGGGCGACAAGGCCGTGGGCGAGGGGTCGGCGAGTGCCTTCCAGCGCCCCGGTGCCACATGGTCCGCCGTCGCGCTGACGTTCGACAACGCGGCCGGCACCAAGATCACTATCTCGGCCCTTTTTGACCTGCCTAAGAACGGCACGGAGTCCAGCGTCGGCCGGTTCTACGTGATTGACAACAAGCCCTTGAATCTCGGAGCGATCGAGGGCATCGCGGAGAAGCGCTTCACCAAGGGCGCGCTGGAGACCATCTTCCCGGACGCCCAGATCTTCGATGTCCACAAGGCCTTTGCGGAGCGTTTTCGTCGGCTTCTCGGCATCAACTCGGACCAGGCACTCCCGCTTTTGCGTGTTATCCAGGCCGGTAAGGGACTCGGCGGCAGCGTCAACACGTTCTTCCGCGACCAGGTGCTCGACGCGCCCGCGACGCTCACTGCCGCCGACGACGTCGTCGAGGAATTCAGTAACCTCATGTCCATCAGGCAGCGGCTGGAGGACGTCCGCCAGCAGCGCGATCAGCTCGCTCCCGTTCCGGGGATGAACAAGGAGTATGCCCAGTCGCTGCTGGAGGCCAACCGGCTCCGGGAGCTTAGCGGCGAGGAATTCGACGCCTACAAGCAGCAGCTCTCGGTTGCGGTCCATGCCAAGACCTTGGCCCGTTTCAAGGACCTTGCCCAGGCGAAAGCCAAGGAGCTCAGCGCTGAGCGAGGCGTCCGGGATGGGCTCGCGAAGGAGCTTCGCCAGCTCGAATCGGATTACAACAACCAGGGCGGCAATGCGATTTCGGCGATCGAGCAGTCGCTCGAAAATGCCCGGGTCGGTCTCAAGCTCCGCCTGCAGGTCGAGGAAGCGGCCCGCCAAGCATTGGCCGACGCCGGACTCGACCTTGAGTGGACGGCTGAGGGTTGGGAGCAGGCCCACGAGCAGGCCGCGAGCCGCTCCGCCGAACTCAAGGACGATTCCGAAGCGCTGAGGGAACTCCGGTTCGAAGCGTTCGACGGCCACGCCACCAAGAAACGTGAGCTCGCCGCAGCCCAGCAGGAGCTGGTCTCGCTGAAGACGCGCAAGTCGCTCCTGCCGCCGTCGAGCATTGAAAACCGCGCCGCGATCACCGCAGCCACGGGCGTACCCGAGGACCGCATGCCCTTTGGAGGGGAGCTGATTGACCTCGCCGAGGGGGAGGAACAGTGGCGGCCCGCGGCCGAGCGTGCCCTGCGGAATCTCGCCACGACGCTGTTGGTTCCGGGCGAGCACTTTGCCGCCGTCACGCGCTACCTGAACGACAACACGGTGCGCGGCGCGCTGCGGGCAGTGGATGTCTCCAAACCGCTTGCGGGTGGGGCTTTGGCTGTGGAGGACGTGTCTGACGGCGATCTGCTGACGAAGCTGAACATCCTCACGCTGGGGGTGAACGCCGACGCGGCTGAGTGGATCCGCGAGCGGATCGCCGTCGATTTCGCCTACCCGTGCGTGGAAGACCTCGACGAGCTCGCCAAGCTGGACAAGGGCCTGAGCCTGGGCGGAGTGGTCAAGCGCAACAGGCACACGGTCGAGAAGGACGACCGCTTCACGAGCCGGCAGGACTACGTTCTCGGTTTCGACAATGCTTCCAAGCTGGAGCTCGTGGCCGCGAAGGTGGGCGAGCTCGAAAACGAGCTTCTGAAGGCCGCCGAACTCGCCCAAAGCCGCGAGGATTCGCACCAAGGCATGACGCGCCAGCTCGAAGCATTGCGCCGCATTGCCGACGACGAACGTGGCTGGGAACAGGTCTCTGCAGCGGTGGCGGCCGAGGAGCTCGCGAAGATCGAACAGCGGCTCAAGGATGCCTTGGCAGCGCAGGCCGACTTGGAACCTTTGCGCGCAAACATCGAGGCCGTGCGCGAAAAGCACCAGTCCTCCACAGGGTCGGCGGCGGTGTTACAGAGCGAGTACAAGACGCTCGACCACCAGATGACCACGGCTGACGCCCTCCTGGATGCTGCGCGCAACCGCCTTGACCAGGCGCCGCCGTCGGGCGCTACTGTCACTGCCCTCGAACCGTACTTCAGCGCATCCGGCGAGGTGAGCGAGCTCCACGAACTCGACACCCTGGCTGCCGAAGTCCGGAGCACGCTCCTCGCGGAATTGCACGCCACCGAGTCGCGCGGGCAGGCGTTGGCCGAGCGGCTGACGCGCATGTTCGAAGGGTTCGTGCGCGAATGGGGTACCGCCATTTCCGCTGACCACGGCACCTCCATCGGCGCCGCGGGGGAGTTCGAGTCCCGCTATCACCAGATCGTCAGCGAAGGGTTGCCCGCCCAGGAAGCCGAATTCCGGCAGTTCTTCAACCAGCGCACGCACGAATCGTTCAGCACGCTGCTCCACCTGCTCGACGAGGAACGCCGAGCCATCACGAGCCGCATCCTGCCTCTCAACGGCATCCTGTCCGAGGTCAATTTCCATGAGGGCAGTTTCCTGGAACTCGACATCAAGCAGACGCTGCCCGCCACCGCGAAGCAGTTCAAGGACGCGATCCACAACGCGTTGAAGACGCGTCACTCGAGGCCTTCCCGCGCGGCTGGCGCAGCTTCGGGTGCCGGGGCCTCGCCCGAGCCGGACGACGACGTCGAACTCACCAACCGCTACAAGTCGCTCGAAACCCTGGTCAAGCGGCTCGGTTCGCAGACCCCCGAGGACCGGCGGTGGCGAGCCGAGGTGCTGGATGTCCGCGGACATCTGTTCATCCTGTGCAAGGAGCACCGTTCCGTCCAAGGCCCGAGGGGTGGCAAGAAGACCGAGGTGTACATGCACGCTGACACCGGCTCGATGTCCGGCGGCGAGCGGCAGCGATTCACGGCGTTCATCATGGCAGCGGCCCTGAGCTACCAGTTGGGTATCGCCGAGCAGGGGTTCACGACCTACGGAACGGTGATGATGGACGAGGCGTTCGTCCTGGCCTCGGAGGAGTTCGCCGGTGCAGGCATCAAGGCCCTGCACGAGTTTGGCTTCCAGTTGTTGCTGGCCGCGCCCGAAAACGTCATCGACCTCTCCAGGCACCTTGGTTCGGTCACGGAAATCCTGCGCGACAAACGGACCAACCGCTCCGGCGTGCTCACGGCTCCAGTCATCGGCGCCCCGGGCGTGCCTGGCGAATGGCGTTCCGAAGCCAACCCCGTGGACATCGTGCTCCGCTAGCCCCGACGCTCGCTCACTTATGTGGCACTTTCGGCGGACGCCCGCTCACTAAAAGTGAGCGGGCGTTTGCCGCCGCGGGCGGCTACTTTCCTTGGACCCGCCCCAGGAACTGGGCGGTCCGGGACTGCAGTCCGGCGATTTGGCGAACGACGACGGCGGCCGGGTCCGGATTGATCTCATTCGCCGGGGGCTCCTTGCGGACGTTGGCGCAGCAGCCGAATTCTGCGCAGATCAACGTCCCCACGGTGTTGCCGTCGCGACCCGATTGGCCTGCGCGCTTGGCAACCCAAAGATAGACATCGTCCTTGGAAAACACGTCGCGGCACAGCTCGCAAAGGACCGAGCGCTTCTTGCCGGAGCCTCCCTCGGGCGCACGCAGCATGATGCCAGTGAGCGAACCATCGTTCGGGAGGACGAGGTAGCCTCGCATCGGCATCTTTTCGTCGCGCCAGCCTAGGAATTCGAGCTTGTCCCAGTCGAGGGAATGGAAGTCCTTCGGGAGGTTGAGTTTGGAGGCCTCCGAGCGGCTCGCATTGATGAATGAGGAACGGATTTGTTGAGCGGTGATTTTCTGCACGGCGAAGTTCTTTCAGATCGTTTGGGCTCCGAAGAGGAAGGACGCTGGCGTCCGGCGATCAGGGGCACAGCAAAGGAACCCTTCGTGTGCTTCCCGTGCGGGGCGGTGGTGGGGTTAGTTCCCCTGGCCGCCGAGCGGGATGGCCGACGCAGAGGGGGATGCAAAGTAGGCCAACACGGCCACCTCGCCAACCATGGCAGCGCCAACGTGTGCAGTGCGCATGCTCATCCTCTCGATCTTCGCCGCTTTCGCGGCCCTGGCGCGGTTCGTTGAATCAACCGGCTCTGTCATCTTTGCAAACGGCGTCCTCGCTGTCCAAAAATCCCGTGCGTTGAAGTCCCTGCAGCACCGAAGCTCGAAGCTCGCTAAAAGTCGGAACGCCCGTTCAGATCATCTGAGCGGGCGTTTGGCCGAAAGGCACCATATGTGAGCGGGCGTTTGGCCAAAATGCCCCATAAGTGAGCGGGCGTCGAATTAACCTGGGCTTTGCCGGCGGGCAACCGGGTGGGGCTAGGCTGGCGTGGTGGCTGGGAACGTGCTTCATGCTGACCAGAACGGACGACGGCGGTTTGTTGCCTTGGGCGATTCCTTCACCGAGGGCGTGGGGGACCGGAACGAGGCCCTACCGAACGGCGTCCGGGGCTGGGCCGACCGCGTCGCCGAGAAACTGGCCAAGGCCGAACCTGGCTGGGAGTATGCCAATCTTGCCGTGCGGAGCAAACGGCTCCGCCATATCGTCGAGGAACAATTGGACCGGGCCCTGGCCATGGAACCCACGCTCATCACCCTCTACGCCGGCGGAAACGACATCCTGGATTTCGGCACGGACATGGACCTCCTCATGGCCGAGTACGAAAGGCTCGTGGCCCGCCTCGCAGCCACGGGAGCTACGTTGGTCTTGTTCACGGGGTATGACGTCAAGGTCTCGGCCGTGCTGGAACCCTTCAAGAAGCGGAACGCCCTTTACAACGAACGCGTCCGCGAACTGGCCGCGAAATACGGGGCCGTGCTCGTGGACTATTGGTGTCTAGACGCCTACCACGACCGCCGGATGTGGGCCTCGGACCGCCTCCATATGTCCAAAGCCGGACACAAATACATGGCGTCGCAGGTCCTGGATCACCTCGGCGTACCGCACAAGTTCTCGCCCAAGGACTGGGAACCGCCGCAGCGGTTCAAGCTGCGCGACTGGGAACGTCGCCAGCGCCGCTGGGTGAACGACTGGGTCCTGCCTTTGTTCGGCCGGAAGCTTCGCGGCGTCACGCTCGGGGACAGCCTGCGCCCCCGATGGCCGGAGCTCGTGAAGGTGCCGCGGAAAGCCGGGCTGCGAAAACTCGCGGAACGCCAAGCCGCGGGGTCGGGCGCCGCCGGTACTGGAAGCAAGGCACAAGGACAAGCTCAAAACAACGGGGGGACATGACCATGGGCATGCATACACCGCTGCGATTCGTCGCGGTCGGAGATTCCTTCACCGAAGGCGTCGGCGACACCGACCTTCGCCTTCCCAACGATTGCCGCGGCTGGGCCGACCGTGTGGCCGAGGAACTGGCCAGGCATCGGCCGCGGACGCAGTACGCCAATCTGGCCCTCCGCGGCCGTCGGCTCAGGCAGATCGTGGTTGGACAACTTGAGCCGGCGCTCGCGATGGCTCCCACTCTGGTCAGTTTCCACGCCGGAGGCAACGATCTCCTCGGCGCACGACTGGACATGCGCACACTGGTCCGTGGATTCGAGGACGCCGTTGCCCGGATCGTGCAAACTGGTGCCCAAGTCCTGCTGTTCACTGAGTACAACGTGCCGCTCTCGCCGGTGTTGGAGCCGCTCAAGCTGCGCACGGCCGTTTTCAACAAGCACATCCGCCGCATTTCCGCAGCCTACGGAACACTTCTGGTGGACCATTGGTGCTTCGAAAAGTACCAGGACCGCCGGATGTGGGCTCCGGACCGGCTGCACATGTCCGGCATCGGACACGAATACATGGCGAAGAAGGTCTTGGAGGTGTTGGGCGCCGCGCACTCGCTGGGCTCACCGGTGCTTGGAGCCCTGCAACCGCGGAGCCGCGCCGAGATCATGGCCGACAACGCCGCGTGGCTCAGGCGCGATGTGGCACCCTGGCTTTCGCGTCGTTTCAGGGGAGTTTCGAGCGGCGATCACTTGAGCGCACGCTGGCCGGTGGTCTTGCCAGCGTCACGCCTGACAACTTTTTGGGATGGACGGGCATCGCAGCAGCCGAATTTCCGGGGTTCTCGCCGAGGCGAGGCGCCAAAAATGTGCTCTGCGTGACGCCCAGGACCCGCAATGAGGCTAGTCCAGCAGGTTTTCGAAACCCGTGGATGCCGTGGTGACCGTGAATTCGATGATCTCGAAGTCGGCCACTCCGTTGACGTAGAACGGATCCGTGGCCAGGGAAGCGTCCAGTGTTGCACGATCGACGTTGGACAACAGCACGCCCCCGATGGCTGGAACGCGACGTCCGGACGCAACGAAAGTGCCGGCGTCGAACGCTTCTTTGACCCAATCCATGTGTGCAGGGCGGTGGAAATCGACGATCTCGTCGGGAACTTTGTATGTCAGCGAAACGACGAACATGCCGCCCAGCCTACAACGCGGAGGACGGCCAACGGGCCGCCCTCCGAAACCGCAAGCGTTACGGCAGGAGCTTGATTGCGGAGTTCCAGTTGTAGTCGGGGTGGGCTTCGCTGATCTGCAGGGTCATGACGAGCAGTTGGAAGGCTTCGAGCTCACGCGAGCGGCGCAGCGGCCCGACGTTCACCGGGCGCAGCCCGGCGCCTTTGACGAAGTCGACGACGGCGGCAGTCGCCTCGGCATCGTCGCCCGCCACCAGCACGTCGAGGGTCTGGCCGTCCACTTCGCCGTCACCGAGAGTGGCTGCGAAGACGGTGTTGAACGCCTTGACCACCGACGCGCCCGGGACCAGGGCCTGGAGTTCTTCGGCTGCCGAGGTTCCGGCGGGGACGGTGAGGGAATCGAAGGTCTCGAAGTTCACGGGGTTGGAGATGTCCACGATCGTCTTGCCGTTGAGCGCTGAGCCATAGGAAGAAAGGACTGTTTTGGAGGCTTCGAACGGAGTGGCCAGCACCACGACGCTGCCTTCCACCGGGGATCCCGTGATGCCTGAGGTTCCGTTGACCGTCGCCGCAAGCGCAGCTGCGGAGCCTGCGTCGCGGCTGAGGACCTGGATGCTCTTGCCTGCCACGGCCGCGCGGGCCGCAATGCCGGACGCCATGTTGCCGGTGCCGATGATGGTGATGTCAGTCATTGTTGTTTCCTTTGCTTGAGTGCTCATGTTTGATTCACATTCATTTACTTGAAGCTTCAACTAAAATAATAATGACCTTAAGTTGAAGTGTCAAGCATTGATTTCCTTCTAAGATGAACCCATGACCGAACCGCGCTGGCTCAACGCCGACGAACGCCGTGCCTGGCTGGCCCTCCTCAGTATCAACACACTGCTGCCAGCAGCTCTGGACACCCAACTGCAAGCGGCCGGCAAATTGTCGCTGTTCGACTACAACGTGCTCGCCATGTTGTCCGAAGCGGAGGGGCGGTTCCTGCCGATGAGTGAGCTTGCCGCCCGCACCAGCGCTTCCTTGTCGAGGCTGTCGCACGTCGTCACCAAGCTGCAGAGACGCGGCTGGGTGGAGCGCGAGGCCCATCCGGGCGATGCCCGTGTCACTGTGGCGCACCTGACGGAGGCCGGCATGGACACCATCGTGTCCCTCGCCCCGGGGCATGTGGATGCCGTTCGCGCCTTGATGTTGGACGCCATGACCGACGACGACGTTGCGGACCTCGCGCGGATCGGCGAGAAGATCGTGGCCCGGTTGGACGACGATCACTGGATCCTGCGCGAACGCTAAGCCGCGGCCGGCTACGAGCACGGCCGCGGCGACAGCCGTGCCGCTGCGTAGTCGGCGCCGCGCGTGACGGCCGCCCCGCACTGATGAAAGACTGACGCCATGGATTTTTCTGCCCGGTATGTGGCATTGGGTGACTCGTTCACCGAAGGACTTGGCGACGCCGACCCCTCGCGCCCCAACGGAGTGAGGGGATGGGCGGATCTCGTTGCCCATCAACTGGCTCAAAGCAACGACAACTTCGGTTACGCCAATCTGGCCATCCGCGGCAAGAAGCTCCGTCAAGTCATGGCAGAGCAGGTCGATGCCGCCGTCGCGCTTCAACCGACGCTGGTAACCCTGTACGCGGGAGCGAATGACATCTTCCGCCCCAAAGTCGATATCGACAGGCTCATGGCGGAATACGAAGCCGGCATTGAGAAACTAAGCGCCACCGGAGCCACGTTGCTTCTCTTTACGGGTTTCGACGCCCGCAGCTCCAAGGTTTTCGGGACCATGCGCGGACGCACCGCGATCTACAACGAATTGTTGCGGGAAATCGCCGAAAACCACGGTGCGCTGCTGGTGGACTATTGGCGCTTCAGCGAATACCACGACTGGCACATGTGGGCGCAGGACCGGATGCACATGTCCACTGCTGGTCATATCAACATGGCCAACCGGGTCCTGGCCGTCCTGGAGCACGAAGGTTCCCTTGAGGTCCCGCCGCCCGTCACACAACCGCAGCTTGCGCGGGTGGAAGCTTTGTGGGCCAACGCGCGTTGGGCCCGTGAACACGCCGCCCCGTGGGTCGTCCGCCGCGTTACGGGCAAGTCTTCAGGTGACAACCTCAGCCCGAAGTACCCCCAGCTCACCCGGCCCTAACTGTTCCGAGGAGCGAGGTTCCGGAAGCCCTGCGTGGCGAGCAGTCCGCCGTCGTTCTTCACAGCGAGTACGTCCACATCCCAGTGGGAGGTCGCCAGCTCGAGGGTCCGGGCGCCGCCGGCCATGATGGCGGTGGCCAGGACATCAGCCGTGATGATGTCGGCCGCTGCCACCGAAACCTGGCGGAACCCTTCATCCCGGGCGGCTGGGAGGCCCGCAGACCAAATGTGGTGGCCGCGTTCGCCGGTCCCGGAGGTCGCCAGCGCGTGCTTTCCCCTGTTGCCAAAGCTGTGCCCGACCAGCGGAAACGCGGTCAGGAGCGTCGTCCGGTCCTCCGGATCAACGATCCCCGCCAGCCACGGCCGCGTACCGCCCGGCGTCGGCGAACCGTCCACGAGGACGTCCCCGCCCGCATTGAGGCACCAATCCTTCAAGCCCAGCGCGAGCAGTGACGTTCCGGCTTCCCGTATGGCATGTGCCTTGACGATCCCCGCCAAGTCCACGACACCGTCGGGCCGCTCCGCCGTGAACGCACCTTCCGTGAGGGTGCGCCATTCTGCCGCCTCGACATACAGCCGGCGCATGTCCGCCGAGGCATTCATCAGGGTCAGCTCGCCCCGCGCCATCGCGATCGCCTCCGAGTCGGGACGGTAGAGACTGAACGTCCGGTCCAGCCTGTTGAACAACTGCTCGACGACGGCGGTGGCCGCCTCGAGTTCTTCCACCGCAGCTTGGGGAGCGGTCCCTGGAGCAGCTGGGATGGCGAGGCTCACCACAGTGCCCATGCTGGTGAACGTCCGGGAACGAAGGCGGGGCTCCGCACTGCCCTGTCCGGGCCCGTTGGGCTTAGAAATGGGCTGCATCGAGAGCCGCCTGGAGCGATGTCAAATAGGCCTCGCTGGTAAAGGTGGCCCCGCCGATGGTCTGCACGTTCGCCGACTGGGCGCTCAGCACCTCGGATCGTAGAAGGGGTGCTGCCCTGGCGCTGATCTGGACGGATCGTTGCTCTTGGTCAGTCAGATGCAGGGCTGTGACATCCGTGATCACTCCGGCCTTGATGGTCACCTGGACCTGCACTGTTCCGAAGCGGGTCTCCACTGCGGTTCCTGCGTAGGTGCCGCCCGCCTTGGCCGAAGCTCCCAGGGTGGAACTGGAACTGGAGCCCGTGCTGGAACTCGAGCCGGCTCCGGTTCCCGAGGACGATCCGGAAGCGCTGCTCCCGGTGGTTCCCTTCGCCGTCGAGCCCGTACCTGAGGCCGTCCCGCCGGCGGTTCCGGCTGTGTTTCCGGCTGCGGAGGTCGTGACCGCCGATGCGTTCGATTCCGTCACCTGCGCGCCCGCCTGCCAACCGACCAGGAGGATGGCCGCCGACGCTAGCGCTGCTGAAATTCCTGCCCTGAGTCTCACCAGTCAAACCTTTCGTAGTGGAGTTGTTCCTCCCGCACGCCGGACGCTTTTGCCTCAGCCAGCACTAGGCGGGCCCAAGCTGACGGGCCGCAGATGTAGACATCCGCGTCGGTGATGTCCGGTACGAAGTCCCGCAGCCGCGAGGTGCCGGCAGAAGCGGGCAGCCAGGCGCTTTGAGTATTCGCGGAGCGTGGGCCGGTCAGATGGAAGAGCGTGGCGCCCCGCTTCCGGCACAATTCCAGGATCTCGTCGCCTAGGAACAGCTCTTCCGTGCTGCTGCAGCGCAACAGCACGGTCGCCTGGCCGGGCGCGAACGGCGTCGATTCCAGGAGCGCACGGAGGGGGGTGATCCCGATTCCAGCCCCGATCATCACGACGTGTTCCCGGCTTCGGGCTGCTGTGCTGAAGACCCCGTACGGACCTTCGATGGCTACTTTCGTTCCCGGTTTGAGGGAGGCGAGGCGGGCCGATCCGGCCCCCAGATTCCGGACGGTGATCCGCAAGGTGGGCTGCCGCGATGATTTCCCGACCTGTGGTTCCGCCGACAGGCTGAACGGATGCGCTTGCCACCACATGCCGGGAGCGAGGAAGCGCCACACGAAGAACCGGCCGCCGTTTCCCGACAATTCGTTCAACCGCAGGCCGCTCATTTCGATGCTGAAGACGCCGGGCACAAGGGGCACCACCCGCCGCACGGTCAGCTGATGGCGGTAGGTGGCTATCACCGGCCGGGCAATACGGAACCAAGCCAGCGCCGAGCCTGTTCCGATGTAGAGCAACAGCCAGTACCAGCGCTGCCAAGTGCCTTCGGCGAACAAGCCGCCCACACTGAACTGGTGCGGAAGGGCTACTGCTACGGCCAAATACGTGAGCAGGTGGACGAAGTACCAGAATTCGTAGGGAAAGCGGTGCCGAACAGCCACAAGCGAGGTGACCACCACGGCAATGAACAGAGCCATGGATACGAACGCCAGCCACATATCGGGTACCAGGGTCCAGAGTGCGACGGCCTCGCTCACGGGGTTCAGTCCTTCGGCCATGCCGTAGCCGGTTGCCAGGAGAAGTCCGTGTGCCAGCAACAGGTAGAGCGCCGGTTTGCCTAGCTTCCGGTGGAACTCCAACGCCCTGTCATGCCCGACCGCTCCGTCCACGAACGGCAGGCGTGCCGCGAGGAGAAGCATCAGGAAGACCAGATCCATGCCGGCAAGCCCGGCCAGGATCCCGACGGCGGTGACCGCCTGGGTGAGGTTCCCGACGGACGACATCCCGCCGTCGGCGAGCCACAAAGCCAACGCCGCTGCGAGGGAAGCCCACAGCGCAACCGTGAGCATGTCCGTCCGGAACATGCGTCGGCGGTGCTGCGCAGCGAACCTTCCCCTGGTGGGATTGCGCCGCGCGGGCACTGGAGGCTGACCCGGGGACGTACCCACACGTTGGCCTGGGGAGGCGAGGAGTTGTGACTTCATGTCTCAAGATTGAACTCTCAACCTTTCGTTCTCCTGTGAAGGGCCTAGCCCCCTCTTATGAGTTGGGCGAGTTGGTTCTTATACACCCGATTGGTCTTAATTTCCCCCAGCCCCTAGACTTATTAGGCGCTAGGTGGCGCGGAGCGTGTGCAATTGCTCCGGTTGGCGGTGACTGTTGGTAACAACGGGATATCCGCGGGCCGGTAGTTAGGGGCTCAAGTTGCGTGCATTCCAGTATTCGCCCAGTATTCCGGCTTGTTGTCCGGACCCACTACCTTCGCCGCAGCGGTGATCATTGGCTGGTTTCAGTCGAGGGATCCAGCCTGCGGGAACTACCGAAAACGGTGTGGACTGGTTGCGGACGTCGCCTATTGCACGGGAAGCAGGAACTCTGCTGGCCGTTTCATTTTATTTTTTAGGAGAGTCGTCATGGCAGCAAACTGCCAGGTGACCGGAGCCGAGCCGGGCTTTGGACACAGCATTTCGCACTCGCACCGTCGCAACAAGCGTCGGTTCGACCCCAACATCCAGAAGAAGCGCTACTGGGTTCCGTCCCTGCGCCGTAATGTCACGCTGACCCTGTCGGCCAAGGGCATCAAGACCATCGACGTTCGCGGCATCGACGCAGTCGTCGCCGAAGTTCTGGCTCGTGGGGTGAAGCTCTAGTGGCAAAAGACAAGGACGTACGTCCGATCATCAAGCTGAAGTCGACTGCGGGAACCGGTTACACCTACGTAACCCGCAAGAACCGTCGTAACGACCCGGACCGTCTGGTCCTGAAGAAGTACGACCCCAAGATCCGCCAGCACGTCGAATTCCGAGAGGAGCGCTAAACATGGCTAAGAAGTCCAAGATTGCTCGCAACGAGCAGCGCAAGGTCATCGTTGAGCGTTACGCTGCCAAGCGTCTCGAACTGAAGAAGACCCTGGTTGACATCAACGCGACTGACGAAGCACGCGAAGAAGCTCGCCTCGGCCTGCAGAAGCTGCCCCGCAACGCCTCCCCGATCCGTCTGCGTAACCGCGACATCATCGACGGCCGCCCGCGCGGTACCTTCCAGAAGTTCGGTATCTCCCGTGTTCGCTTCCGCGACATGGCTCACCGTGGTGAGCTCCCGGGCATCACCAAGTCTTCCTGGTAATCCAGAAGCACTAGGAGGGCCGGCAACCGTTTGGTTGCCGGCCCTTCTTGCGTTTAAGGCGCCCGTTTCCGGGTTTTGATGCGGAGGGTCTCCGGCTTTGCGATTAAGTGGTGCAGCACACAGTGCCGAATTACGACGCCGGTGGCTTCTTTTTGCGCGCAACCGGCTGTTTTGTCCCGGATTACCGCGGTTCTTGGTCGCCTGAGGGGTGATTTGCGTGGGGTCTTGTGGGTGTGTAAAGTAGTTCGAGTCGCCGCCGCTGATGCGGAAAAATTGCGACAGACTCCCTTCCAAATGGAAACCAAATTCTTGGTTCGCTTTTGTGCGTTCCGGTGCGGTTTCCGGGGGTCTCGGATGGTGTTTTGTCCGGCGCGGTTCCCGGTTCGGGAGTTGTGCGGAGAGGGCGGGTCTGGTAAGTTTGGGAAGTTGCTCCGGAGCGATCCTGGACCCTGTTGTGGGTGTGGGTGGTGCCGGGTGTGTCTGTTGTTTGAGAACTCAATAGTGTGCCAAGTTTGTTGATACCGATTTGTTTTTATGAATTGGTTGTTTTGGCTGGTTCTGTGTCGCTTCGGTGGTGCGGGGCTGGTTTTTTACAGCTGGTTTCAAATTTTGTGCAGCTCTTCCGTCGTTATTTCCGGTGGTTGTGGTTGTGTCTGTTTTTGTTTTACTTCAACGGAGAGTTTGATCCTGGCTCAGGATGAACGCTGGCGGCGTGCTTAACACATGCAAGTCGAACGATGATCCGGTGCTTGCGCCGGGGATTAGTGGCGAACGGGTGAGTAACAC is part of the Arthrobacter ramosus genome and harbors:
- a CDS encoding MarR family winged helix-turn-helix transcriptional regulator translates to MTEPRWLNADERRAWLALLSINTLLPAALDTQLQAAGKLSLFDYNVLAMLSEAEGRFLPMSELAARTSASLSRLSHVVTKLQRRGWVEREAHPGDARVTVAHLTEAGMDTIVSLAPGHVDAVRALMLDAMTDDDVADLARIGEKIVARLDDDHWILRER
- the rpmG gene encoding 50S ribosomal protein L33 yields the protein MAKDKDVRPIIKLKSTAGTGYTYVTRKNRRNDPDRLVLKKYDPKIRQHVEFREER
- a CDS encoding ferredoxin reductase family protein, whose amino-acid sequence is MKSQLLASPGQRVGTSPGQPPVPARRNPTRGRFAAQHRRRMFRTDMLTVALWASLAAALALWLADGGMSSVGNLTQAVTAVGILAGLAGMDLVFLMLLLAARLPFVDGAVGHDRALEFHRKLGKPALYLLLAHGLLLATGYGMAEGLNPVSEAVALWTLVPDMWLAFVSMALFIAVVVTSLVAVRHRFPYEFWYFVHLLTYLAVAVALPHQFSVGGLFAEGTWQRWYWLLLYIGTGSALAWFRIARPVIATYRHQLTVRRVVPLVPGVFSIEMSGLRLNELSGNGGRFFVWRFLAPGMWWQAHPFSLSAEPQVGKSSRQPTLRITVRNLGAGSARLASLKPGTKVAIEGPYGVFSTAARSREHVVMIGAGIGITPLRALLESTPFAPGQATVLLRCSSTEELFLGDEILELCRKRGATLFHLTGPRSANTQSAWLPASAGTSRLRDFVPDITDADVYICGPSAWARLVLAEAKASGVREEQLHYERFDW
- the rpmB gene encoding 50S ribosomal protein L28, whose product is MAANCQVTGAEPGFGHSISHSHRRNKRRFDPNIQKKRYWVPSLRRNVTLTLSAKGIKTIDVRGIDAVVAEVLARGVKL
- a CDS encoding FAD:protein FMN transferase; its protein translation is MQPISKPNGPGQGSAEPRLRSRTFTSMGTVVSLAIPAAPGTAPQAAVEELEAATAVVEQLFNRLDRTFSLYRPDSEAIAMARGELTLMNASADMRRLYVEAAEWRTLTEGAFTAERPDGVVDLAGIVKAHAIREAGTSLLALGLKDWCLNAGGDVLVDGSPTPGGTRPWLAGIVDPEDRTTLLTAFPLVGHSFGNRGKHALATSGTGERGHHIWSAGLPAARDEGFRQVSVAAADIITADVLATAIMAGGARTLELATSHWDVDVLAVKNDGGLLATQGFRNLAPRNS
- a CDS encoding SGNH/GDSL hydrolase family protein, producing MDFSARYVALGDSFTEGLGDADPSRPNGVRGWADLVAHQLAQSNDNFGYANLAIRGKKLRQVMAEQVDAAVALQPTLVTLYAGANDIFRPKVDIDRLMAEYEAGIEKLSATGATLLLFTGFDARSSKVFGTMRGRTAIYNELLREIAENHGALLVDYWRFSEYHDWHMWAQDRMHMSTAGHINMANRVLAVLEHEGSLEVPPPVTQPQLARVEALWANARWAREHAAPWVVRRVTGKSSGDNLSPKYPQLTRP
- a CDS encoding FMN-binding protein, which codes for MRLRAGISAALASAAILLVGWQAGAQVTESNASAVTTSAAGNTAGTAGGTASGTGSTAKGTTGSSASGSSSGTGAGSSSSTGSSSSSTLGASAKAGGTYAGTAVETRFGTVQVQVTIKAGVITDVTALHLTDQEQRSVQISARAAPLLRSEVLSAQSANVQTIGGATFTSEAYLTSLQAALDAAHF
- the rpsN gene encoding 30S ribosomal protein S14, which produces MAKKSKIARNEQRKVIVERYAAKRLELKKTLVDINATDEAREEARLGLQKLPRNASPIRLRNRDIIDGRPRGTFQKFGISRVRFRDMAHRGELPGITKSSW